One Hevea brasiliensis isolate MT/VB/25A 57/8 chromosome 5, ASM3005281v1, whole genome shotgun sequence genomic region harbors:
- the LOC131180099 gene encoding uncharacterized protein LOC131180099, whose amino-acid sequence MPSYIKFLKEILSKKKRLKNYETVALTEECSAILQNKLPSKLKDPGSFSMPCLIGNMNIDKALCDLRASVSLMPLCICEKLNVGELRPITISLQLANRSVKYPVGILENIPIKVGKFFIPVDFIILEMEEDVQIPIILGRPFLATAGAIIDIKNGRLTLKMGDE is encoded by the coding sequence ATGCCCTCCTATATAAAATTTCTAAAGGAAATCCTTTCCAAGAAAAAGAGACTAAAAAACTATGAGACAGTTGCTctaacagaagaatgtagtgccatCCTACAGAACAAGCTGCCTTCAAAATTAAAAGATCCTGGAAGCTTCTCCATGCCATGCTTGATTGGCAATATGAATATTGACAAAGCCCTCTGTGACCTTAGAGCCAGCGTGAGCCTAATGCCCTTGTGCATATGTGAAAAGCTGAATGTGGGAGAATTGAGACCAATTACCATTTCCTTGCAATTAGCAAACAGATCAGTTAAGTACCCAGTTGGCATCCTAGAAAACATCCCCATCAAGGTGGGAAAATTTTTCATTCCAGTAGATTTTATTATcctggagatggaggaggatgtccAAATTCCCATAATATTAggaagacctttcttggcaacTGCTGGAGCAATCATAGACATAAAAAATGGGCGTCTAACTCTCAAAATGGGGGATGAATAG